Within Bacteroidales bacterium, the genomic segment TAAGTACAAAAATTAATTTTTTTTCATTAAAATCTTTTACATGATTTTGTAAAAGCGAAATTTGCTCTTGAATGTATTCCACAGAAACATCTGAAGGTTCTAACATCAGAAGTATAACTTCAGCTTCACGAGCCTTTTCATAAGTTTTTATAATACCAAGATGTTCTACATGCTCGGCATCTCCCCTAATACCAGCCGTATCGATAAATCTCAGTGGTAAACCCCTTACGTAAATGACATCTTCGATATAATCACGAGTGGTACCGGGGAGATCACTAACTATAGCCCGATCTTCACCTAAAATACGATTAAGTAATGTAGACTTACCCACATTTGGCTTTCCTACGATAGCTACGGGGATACCATTTTTTAGCACATTACCCATGCGAAAAGTATCCAGCAATTGTTGACTTTCGCTTATTATTTCAAGTGCAATATTAATAAGTGTATTCCTATCAGCAAACTCAACATCTTCTTCAGAAAAGTCTATCTCTAATTCAAGCAATGCTGTTAAATCGATCAGTTTTTGGCGTAAAGCCTGGATGCGCATCGTAAAAAAACCACGCATTTGATTGATGGCCAATTTATGTGAAGCTTCGTGTTCAGCAAATACAAGGTCATTTATACTTTCAGCTTTTAACAAATCCATTTTTTGATTGAGGAATGCGCGAAAAGTAAATTCACCAGGTTTGGCAAGTCGGACTCCATTTGATATAAGGATTTCAAGAATTTTCTTTTGAATAAAAGGAGAACCGTGATGAAAAAATTCTGCCATATCTTCTCCTGTATAAGATCCTGGTGCTTTGTAGTACACCATTTGTATTTCATCAATTAGTTCTTCCTTATCGTAAAAATATCCGACGTATAAATGCCTTGCTTTTGGATAATCATGAAATGAATAATAATGTGGAGTGAAAACTTTCTGAAGAATTTCTAATGTTTTATCACCACTCATTCTGATCACCCCTATAGCACCAAAACCAGGTGGAGTTGATGGGGCACAAATTGTTTGATTAATATTTAGGATCATTTTTTTATGTTTACAAATATAGAAAACACAGGAATATTTCTATTTTGAATAAAAAATATTTGTCTTTTTTTTCATTCTTTGATTATATTTTTTTTTAATTTTTTAATAAAAAATTTTGTTTTTAAAAAAATTTTTTATTTTTGCTAAAATTTATACGTATGAGAAACAAACTTATTTCAATTTTAGCAAGTATTTTAATTTTAAGCGGTTGTGGTCCAACCACTGATGAAGTCGTGAAATACAACGACAAGATAGTTGATATTATAAATGAAATAGATGGAAAGCATTCAAATTTATTAGACGTATTTAAAAAAGAAGACGTTACTGAAAGTACTTGTAAAATGGAACTCAACAATTACAGAGATTTTTTAATTGAGAAGAAAAAAGAAGTAGAAGGTTTAGAATGTCCAGATGATGAAAAAGTTAAAGCATTCAGAGATGCAACCATCAATATGATCAACGAATTTATTAAACTAGCAGAAAAAGAATACGTTGAGGTAATTACACTTTTATTCAATTCTGGAGATGATCAATCTGCAGAGGAATATTTTGATTCACTTCTCGAAAAAATTGACAATACGGAAGGAAAATATTATGAAGAAGTTAAAAAGACTCAGAAAGAGATGGCTGATGCGTTTAACATTACATTAAAATAACATTTATTCAATAAAGGAGAATATAAGAGGGGATTACAAGTCCCCTTTTTTTTTAAACTCATTGCTTTTAAATCATTAACATTATCTTGTATAATAATTTAAAAGCTTCATTATTTTTTCAGCAGAAACTCTATTCATAGGAGTAAATTTTTTTCTCGACATTAACTCATAAAACATTTTGTTACGAAACAAGTTGTATATTTCATTATTTTCCCAAGAAATTAACTTTTTTTTATGATTATAGGGACAAACATTCGTACAAATGTCGCAGCCGAAAATCCAACCATCCCCCTTTTTTAAAATATGATCTGGAATGTCAACTTTTTTTGCTTCTATTGTCCAGTAAGCAATACATTTATTACTATCAATTATTGAAGGAAGCACGATGGCTTTTGTAGGGCATGCATCCATGCAACGTTTACATTTACCACATGCATTATTAATTACCTCTCTTTTCTTGCCCTCGATCTTTGCAGAGGTAAAAATATGGGATATAAATATTTTAGACCCATGCGCAGGATGTATTAATTGACCATTTTTCCCAATAAAACCCAATCCGGCTTTCCATGCCCAATAGCGATCCATAATGGGAGCGCTATCAGTAAAAAAATAAGCATTCTTACCTGTTTTTCTTTCAATCAGTTTGAGAATTGGCAAGGCTTTTTCTCTTAAATAAAAATGATAATCAATTCCTAGAGCATAACCAGAGATTTTAATCCTTCCTTGAATAGGTTCCTGGACAGGCCATGGAAATAACATGGTAATAATAGATTGAGTTCCATCTACTAACAAACCTGGATTAAATCGCTTTTCAACATTCTTTCCCAAATATTGCATATCAGCATGAAACCCTGCATTTAACCAGTTTTTATATTGTTTTTCTACATCATTATCAACTTTTTCACAAACGTTCCATCCTGCATCGATAAATCCTTGCTGCAAGATGATCTTGAACACTTCATCCCATAACAAAGTTGCCATTAATTCAAATTTTGAAGTGATATTTCATGAACGATTAAACCTTCCTCTTGGAATAAAGAAGTTATATTTTCGATTAAATTTTCTACATCCAGCAAAGAAGGGATGGTTACGTTGAAAATAATTATCGAAGTTCCAGTTTGGAAGTTTTTTTTAAAATTCACCGTGAAGAACTGAATTTTACGCGATTTTAAAATGGCATGAAGTTTTTCTTTATTCTTAAAATTGCCTTCATACTCAATCAGTAACTCTTTAAAAATTTTTTCCTGAAAAAGAATTTTTTCAATCGAATCAATAAAAAGTAGTATAAATAATACAACTAACAAAGCAATAAATGCGGCTAAATAATAACCAGCGCCAATAGCCAAACCTATTGCAGAAGCAACCCAAATGGTTGAAGCAGTAGTTAAACCCTTGACATTTACACCCAATTTTATAATAGCTCCAGCTCCTATAAATCCAACGCCAGAAACAACTTGTGCTGCTATTCGAGAAGGATCAAAATGATTATCCATACCAAATACCCATGGAACATACATCGATATCAACATTAACAAACCGGATCCAAGAGAGATGAGAGCATGTGGACGCATACTGATAAGTTCTCTATGACGTCCTCGCTCAAAACCAATTATCAAACCTGCTATAAAGCTTAATACTATTCTCAATACTATTTCTTCTACACTGATCACAGAAAAAAATTTTTACAAACTTAAAAAAATGAAAGAAATTTTAATTGAACCTTATAAATAAAACTTCACGAATACAAGTGGGCGCTAACGGACTCGAACCATTGACCTCCTGCTTGTAAGGCAGGCGCTCTGAACCAGCTGAGCTAAGCGCCCGTACCCTGGGCGGGACTTGAACCCGCACGGCCATTTAATTGGCCACAGGATTTTAAGTCCTGCGTGTCTACCACTTCCACCACCAAGGCCCGTATTATGTTGAGCAGTAGACGGGACTCGAACCCGCGGCCCTAACCTTGGCAAGGTTATGCTCTACCAACTGAGCTACTACTGCATGAAAAAGATTGTACAAAATTATATTGTTTTATTAAAAAAAACAAAAAAAGTTAATAATTGTTGTAATGATTCATTGCAAAGTCCATACCTGATAACATCCAGGCTTCGATCGATTCAACAGCAATCAAGATACGTTCGTCAAGTTTTTTCAGTTCTTCCTCATTCCATTTTCCTAAAACATAATCTACCTGCCTCCCACGCTCAAAATTTTTCCCTATTCCAAATCTAAGCCTATTAAATTCCTCGCTTCCAAGCCATTCAATGACGCTTTCCAATCCATTATGTCCACCAGCACCTCCTTTTTTTCTCAAACGAATCTTTCCCAAGGGAAGAGAAATATCATCACATATAACCATAAAATCGTTGGGTTTTACTTGCTCCATCCAGTACCGAACTGCCTTCCCACTTAAATTCATGTAAGTAGATGGCTTAATAACATAAACTAGCTTACCACGAAAAGCAAAATTTGCAATCTTAGCTAATCGTGAAGCATGAAATGTTGCATCGTGTTTCTTAACTAACTGATTTACAATATCAAAACCTATATTATGCCGTGTACCAGCGTATTCCTCTTCGGGATTTCCCAGACCAACAATGAGATATTTTTCCATAAATAAAAAAAGCCGCCTAAGCGGCTCAAAAATAACAAGTTTTCTTTTTCTTTACTTGATTTTATCAGCCATGTCCGACCCAGCTTTGAAACGCACAACTTTTTTAGCAGGAATTTGAATAACTTCACCTGTTCTAGGGTTCTTGCCTTTTCTTGCAGCTAGTTTTTTAATCTTCCATGATCCCCAACCAGGAATCACTACATCATCGCCCTTAGAAAGGCTCTTTTTTACTGCTTTAATCAATGCGTCCAAGGCAGCTTTTGTTTTAACTTTTGTCATTTTTGCCTGAGCTGCCATTGCATCAATTAATTGTTCCTTATTCATATATTTTGTTTTTTAGGTTAATCAAAAAAAGGTTGCTTTCGCAACCTTAAATTCATTTAACATTCTTGGATAGTTCTGACCCTGCTTTGAACTTTACAACTTTCTTTGCAGGAATTTTCATTTTTTTGCCAGTCTGAGGATTGATTCCTTCACGAGCACTTCTCTTAACTACGGAAAATGTACCAAAACCAACCAAAGCAATTTTGTCTCCTTTTTTCAAAGTGGCTTTGGTAACTTCCATGAAAGCTTCCAGGGCTTTCTTGGCTTCAACTTTTGTGATTTTTGCTTCTTTTGCAATGGCATCAATTAATTCTGTCTTGTTCATATCAATACTTTTTTAAGATTTAATACACAAATATAAGATGGAATAATGGTTTTGCAATAATTTACATCTGAAATTCACATTCATTGTTGATAAATTGCCACTTTTGTTAATAACTCTTCTATTAATTTGTAAATTTTTCTTCAAAAATAAGGATTTTTTTAGAGATATTTTTTTCTATACTTTCAAATCAAAACATTAAAATTTAATTATCAGAATCTTTTAAAAAAAAACTTGTTTTCACTCGATACTGTCGCTAAAAGATCATTAATATTGAAAATCAATCTTTTATGCTTTATTTAATGATAAGCTTTTGACCAGGCTGAATCTTGTCAGAACTTAGTTGATTATCTTTTTTTATCTTTTCAACGGTGGTATTGTACTTACGAGCAATACTCCAGAGAGATTCTCCTTCTTTGACAACATGAGTAATATTTTTTGGAGAATTGAAAGCAGTTGAAACAGTTGCTTGAGTTTTTGAATTAGAGTGAATTTTTAATTTTTGACCTGGATATATGCTAGTTCCCTGAAGGTTATTCCATCGTTGAATATCTGCTACACTTACCCCATATTTTGAAGCAATAGATGAAAGGTTGTCTCCTTTCTGTACGACATATATTATTTCATTAGCCTGAGATGAATTATCTTTTTTCGATGATTGGGTGTATGCGTTCTGAGCATTTACAATATTTTTCTTACATCCCACCAAAGTATCGACCCTTAAGGTGTCATTTTCAAAAAAATCCTGGGTATAGGAAAAAGGTTTTTTTAATAAATAAACTCTATACGCATTGAGAATGGCATTAATAAAAAGTTCACCACGACGCACATATCCCTCAAAGGTTAAATGCTTCTTGTCTCGCTGAGCAAGGTTAAAAGCATACCAGTTTTTCATAGAATAATCCCCGCCAGCAACGGTAAAATAATCATACAAAGCTACTTTTTCTTTCTCGGCTATTCTTCGTATTAATGCACTATATAATTTGCAGTTGGGTATGTTGATGTTTCTATACATAACATTCTGAGGACTTACTAAAATCATAGACGTCGTGGGTAAATTAGTTCGTATCTCCTGAATCAACTTTAAAAGATTCATTAGAATAAAGTTTTCATGAAATGCAGTTCGGTAAATATCATTAATCCCTACATCTATAATAACTAAATCGGGCTTTAAATATTTAAGGTGCTCAATGGCAAGATTCTGTTTGAGAAGACTTGATATTCCTGCACCGTTAATGCCTGTACTGATGTATAGTATGCCTTTATCGTTTGTGGATTCGATGATGATGGCATACAATTCAAAAAATTTCTGTTCTGGTTTGTTCTTTTTAACTTTGAAAAACAAAGTGTCATAACTCTGAGCTGGCAAATCAAGACAAATGTAAGGTAAAGTTGCATTTTGAGATATTTCTGTTTCAATCCATTCCATTTCTGATGAAGTTCTCAATAAAAGATCCATACTTTCGCGGGAAGTATTGCAAAAAATTCTAATACGATTGAAACCATTTCGCAGAGTCTGAAATTTTTTGCGAAATACAATCGCAAAGCCAGCCGTACTGTCTGTGGTTTTGCACGTAATACCGGAAAAACTCAAAGGAAACCGAGGTTGCATTTCTACATTTCTTGTATACATCCATTCTCCTTCGACGATAGATGTATAATCATACGCGGAATTAGTTTTTGCTGCTTTGTAGGGAAAAACATAGCCCCTCCCACCATAACCAAAAATTTCTTGAAGCCTGTCACGAATTACACCTGTAAAAACATCGCTCTGAACATGTGAATCACCAATGTGTAAAATGACAACCTTATCATTATCGGCATTTTTTAATTTTTCAAAAAAAGGGAAAATAGCATCTGGATGATACCATTCAATCACATTTTTGCTATAACAAATAAAAGGATATGTCTTTTCATAATTTATCCATCCGGCAATGTAAGACGGATTCTCCAATAAGTCTTGGCCTTGACAAAGTATGAAATAAGATAAAAAGATAAAAAAATTTTTACTTTTCATGGTGTAATAACCTCAAAAGATAATTATGATATTCGTGCATGATAGCATCGGTGAAAGCTTTAGCGATTTCTTCGCGCCCTTTATCAGTAAAATGCCCGTCTTTTGACAACAATCCTTTTTCGATCCATGGTTTTAAACTATTTTCGCCTCCCATCAATTGATACGTGTCAAAATATGCAAAATGATATTTTAAGGCCAATTTTTTTAGTTCTTCGTTAAATTGATTCAAGTATGGATGCGACATAAGTCCATGACGAGGAGGCATATTTCCGGGACCGAAAAATATCACAGGTAAAGTTGGAAAAAAACTTCTTATATGAGAAAATATTTTTTCATACATCTTACCCATCACGACAATATCCTCTTTTTTACGCAAATAAGGAACCACATTGGCTCCGTATTGAAGGATTAAAAGCCGAACTTGTTTTCGTTTAACATACTTATTCATGATACTCTTCGATAGAAGCAACCATCCATCTCCACTATGACCCCGAACTCCAAAGTTATCTATGATAACTCCCTTATTTGATTCAAAACTTAATCCGTAAATCAAAGGTGTATTTAAAGGAAAAATTAATTTTATGAAAGTAGTTGAAGGAGAAATGGGCAAAACTAATTCATTAAAATCCTCTTTTCCTTGAAGGATGACCTGAAAACTTTTTCCACCAGCATATCCGTGAACAGTGCAAGGAGAACTTGCTTGACCATACCAAAGTGTTCCCTTATCATAAGGTTGAGGAATGTTGATCTGAACATAAGCATTGGTATAAGTTTTAGACAGTTTCTCTCTGGCAGAAACGGTATCTTTGAAAAATGATGCACTGTCAAGTATGACTGTGTAACTCATAGGTTTGAATGATACTCCGCCTGGCCCATAAGAAGAAGTTTTCAATCGATGCTGAAAAAAAGTATACCTCATCCAGTTGTCGCTAGCAACACGTGAAAATGAAACTGGATTGGTAACATCCACCACGGGTACGAAACCCAATCCTTTTCCCTTGAAAAGATTTTGCATCTTTTTACGAATAGAATTGGTAAGGCGATCTCCTTCAATCTGAGAATCGCCCCAATGACCTATGCGAATGACCTGATCTGTATCATGTTCAAGAGCATAAAAAAATGAATCTAATGCTAAAGAAAAAGAATCCAATGGAGGCACGATTAGAAAGGTTTGAGATGATTTCAATGAAGAGTCTATAATTCTAACATTCAAAGCTTTACAATCTATCCTTACGTCATCAACGGAAATCTGCTGATCGTTACTCAAATTTGATGTACATGATAGAAAGAAAAGCATATTTAAAAAAGGAATTATTACACCGACCTTCACCTTACAGTTGTTGACCATTTGAAAGCTTTAAACAAAAATACTATTCTTTTAAGAACTGATAATTTTTCCGCACAATCTAGACACTGGTATAAATTTAAACTCGTTGATACCATCTTTAACGTACGATCATGATAGGTTCCACATTTAACTCATGAAGAGATTGAGCCTGAATGTAGTACACACCATTTTTCCAATTTCCTGTATACACAGAAACTTGACGATCGATCGGACCATGCCATATTATTCTACCCTGAATGTCATAAATAGTTAAGAAAACAAATTCATTTTTATTTAGTTTAACTATTAACCACTTGCCATCGGATGAAACAAAAGATTCTATCCATGATTCTTTAACTTGATCGTTAATCCTCAATGGATATTGATCAACTGGCAAAACCACAGAACTTGGATAGTATTGACCAACATGTATTGCATTACGTGCAACCAAAGTATCCCCAGATGTATACATTGGTCCACCGTTATTCAAATTTATGTCAAATCTTGGATAATTCGAAGAAGTTATTGAGAGACGCAATTTATGTTGTGGCAAAAATGTATAAGAGATGTCATAGAAATTCATTTCAATCCGATAAATAGAATCATCCTGCATAAATAATTCGTCCGATTGAGAATACCCTTTCCTAAAGCGCATTCTCTGGATTTGTTCACGAACAAGAATAGATCTTCCATCGGGATAAACATCAGTAAGTCGTAAAGCAAAATCCGTATCCAAGACATCAGATGAAACCCATAAAATCACTTTAATCTTTCCAGTTACGGTCACCGGAATGCTAAAATCGTCGCTAGTAAAAACGACAATATCATTGCGAGATTCAACTTGTTGAGACTGATCATATGGTCCTTGAAGAAGGTCATTCCTCAATGTCATACCACCCACCGTTGGAGAAGGATTTCGTGGATCATAAACAAACTGTATAGTATCATGATGATAAGTAGGGGGTTCATCAGATAATCTTCCTTCTTTGAGCAAATAAAGAGTAATAGATGTTTGATTTTGTATTGTGGTTTGCCATGAAGTTGTGCTCTCCCAAATATTTTTTCCAGGTATAAAAAAACGCAAGGGGGGTTCATTTTCCCAATTATTATTAATCCCACGCAAATAGTAATCAAAGAAACGTAAAGCAAGTGAGTCACCCCAACCGACTGCTTGTGGAAAAGTCAATTCGCCTTGTTGGGGCGTTCCTACTTGAGATGTCCCATGACCCCCATGTACCCATGGACCAATCAAGAATTTATGTTTATACCTCACTTGTACTTCACTCTGAGTCTGTAATGCGGCAAAAAAATCCAACATCAACTGAATATTATGATCAAACCAACCACCAATCAAAAACATGGGAATTCGAATATTTTGCGGATAAAATGTCAACCATTCTGCTAATTGCCAATACGTGTCATAATAAGGATGTGTAAGCAGGGTAGATGATAAACCAAACCCTAGAGCGTCCAGTTGATCGACGTATTCTTTCCGATAGACGCCACCTGGAAAATATTCTAGATAAAGACTTTGTGGAGCAGCCACTAAAGGTACTGCACAAATATGATTTGGATGATTCTCTTTGGCAGTAAGATATTGAATTTTACCCAACGCCGACGGCCCCCACGTTCCAACTTTACCGTTACTCCACGGCTGGTTGACTATCCATTCGATGACGTCATAGCCGTCTTTTCCTCGATCGGGATTAGGAACAGCAGCTGCTGCTGATCCATAAAAACCTCGCCAATCTACAATAACAAAAGCATATGGGCATCCGTCTAAATTGATTCCAATACCTAGTGGTAACCCAAATCTGAACAACAGCCGATTATACGGAGTTTGAATAAGTATAGTTGGGTATTTTATTGTTCCCGACGTATCTTGCACATAACAATCTGCCGCCAACCATTTCCCATCTCGCATAGGAATATGTTTTACAAAAGGTTGTAACAACTGAGCATTAAGAATTATTACAAACAAGAGAAAGATAAAAAAAATCCGTTTCATTTTTTTCAAATATAAAATTTATCCTCGTCTAAAATGAAGTAATTTTGGAAAATTTTATGAAAATTAACGAGCTTTTAACTAAAATAATTAACCAAATTCTTCCAACTTACAACGGCGATATAAAAGAAGCCCGTGCTGTAGCACTAAGACTTCTTGCTCATCATTTGCATTGCAAACCCTATGAAATGTTTGCAATCCCAGATCATGAAATCAATTTAAATCTTGCCATTCTTAACGAAGACATATCGAAATTAAAAAACGGAATGCCAATTCAATACATCACTAATGAACAAGAATTTTGCGGTTTATCTCTATGGGTAAAGCCGGGAGTTTTGATTCCACGGCCGGAAACCGAAGAACTTCTTCACATCATCATTAAACAAAAACCAACATTTGATGTGGCTATTGACATTGGAACAGGTAGTGGATGTATTGCTCTTGCTCTCAAACATGTTTTTCCTCAAAAAAGAGTCATAGCTATCGACATCGATCCGACAAGCATTGAAGTAACCCAAATCAACGCCATAAAGCATCAACTGCAAATTGAAATTTTACAACTAGATATTTTTGACTGGGAACCCATTTCTTATTTCAGTTCCGACGAAAGAATTCTTGTCATTAGCAATCCCCCGTACGTTCACCCATCCGAAAGAGAAAACATGACTCAACAAGTTCTTAACTTTGAACCTGAGCATGCATTGTTTGTTCCGAGCCATGATCCCATCATATATTACAAAACCATACTTTACAAGTTCTCCCCTTTAACATCAGAGTTTTACTTCGAAGTTAACCCTATGTTCGTCAAAAAACTAAAAGATTATTTATGCTCATTGAATATGAATTACACATTCTTTAATGATTTTAAAGAAAACATTCGCTTTTTAAAAGTATTGCCCAAAACTTGATTTTTTCTAAATCAAGAATATTTAATTCGAAATCATTTTGAGCATAAAATAAGTACGACTTCAGTTGTTGTTTGTAGAATTTATTAGCCTTTCTCATCTTTACTTCTAGCTGACTCTTCGATAAACATTCATTTTGAATAATTTGTCATGATGACATTGTGAGCTGTTACAAAAAGGTAGAGCAAAATATAAGTTAATGATATTCACTTTCATGCTCCTTAAATTTTATTGGTGTTTAAAATCAATTTATTATTTGTTTGCTATTATTTGTTTTTTTAGCATTACTCATCATCCGTATTCCTAAATCCTTAATTATTTTATGACTTATTATGCCATTGAAAGTTGATATCTTTAACCGGCTCGGATGTACAGGACTTCTTGGCTTCCAGAGGGTTCGTTGGTTTCAAAAAAAAGCAAAACCATCTTAAGAGCCCGAAGTTTTAGTAAATCAACACAAATTTTCATTTCAACCTTTTCGGATGGTAAGATCTCAGATTTAGAAAGATAAAATTCGACCCATGAATGAGACGATAGAATTTTTTTTATGACTAAAGGAGAAGTTCCCACATTTTGTATGGTAATGGTCTTACAAGGTATATTTTCAGTTCCAGACCACACGAGATCATGAGTAGAAAAGCTGGCCACAGGAAATTTTTGTTGCTCAGTTGAAAGGGAAAACGTAGATTGATAAGAAGAAATCTGAATACGCCGTTCCTTAGAGGCCTTAATGCTATATATGGAATTGCGAGCATCATGAGGATTATCACTTACAGTAGGATCTGCCAATACTTCCCCTACAGGTTTCTCGATGATTCGCAATTTAGGAGTATCGCTTTCCAAGTATGATTGAAAAAAGCCTTGTTGATACTTTTTCATAAAATTAATTAAGCTTTTAATACGCCTTTTAGCTAAATTCAGGTTGTATTCTGTCGTAGTAAGAGGACTCGTAAAACCTTGAATAGTAATAGTAACGCGACTTCCGTTTTGCAAATCTTCACGCATAAGCTGCAGAAATTCAATCAATCGTTCGTATCCTCCTACAACATCAAGGGTAAAAAATCTTTCCATGTCTTCCAGCGCCTTTTGTTTTTGGTCTCCTTCTAGCCCTTTGCTGTACTCTTTCTTGAATTTTTCGATCAGTGAAAGATAGAATTCATAAGTTTCGTCGTATGTTGTCTGTGTAAGAGAATCTTTGCTTCTGGGATCTGGATAATCATTATGAAAATAAAGATTGATCGGCAAGAGAGATTGAATTTTGTTTTTCAAGGTCATGTTAATCGTATCAATAGATGGTCTTTCAAATGTATCCTTCTTAACTAGAGTAGGTTTTATTTCAAAAGTATAAATGTCGTAGCAACATGTTTCACCTTTAATAGCATAAGAGCCCTTGCGATTAGAAGTTAAATATCCTTCTTGATTACCCTGGGTAAATTTGAAATATACGTCGTTGGAAGGACTGTTAATGGGTCGCCCAACATTTACAGGTTTCTCCCACCGACTGTAACTCCCTTTTGAACGAAAAATATCGAATCCTCCCAAACCAATCCAATAGTCACTTGAAAAATACAATGTGTTGGAAAGCGTGTCATAAAATGGGCTCATTTCATTACCAGGAGAGTTTATGAAACTCCCAGCATTGATAGGTTGTCCATACTGAGAATTTTTTCGAACTACATACCAAATGTCTAATCCACCATAACCGCCAGGACGATCACTAGAGAAAAAAATAATTTCCTGACCGAGAGAATCTTTAGCAAAAGCTGGTTGAGTAGTCGTATAGCCAGGAAGATTAAAAGGAAGCTTTATTGGTTTTGTCCAAGTATTGTCCGATTGCTTTTGAGATGAGTATAAATCACACCTAAACTGATTTTTTTCTCCGAAATAACATATATTAAACCATGCTTCAGTTCCAAAAGGATTAAAAACCAAGTTGGCGGTATGATTTTTTTTATCATTGAAGGGATAATTTAATTTTTGTGGTCGTTTGTACCCAAATCCTCCGAAGTTAGAAAAATAAATCGCTGAACCAAAATCATTTTCAAATAAGAATTCGGATGTTTTTTCATAAACAGGCCTGATGGAAGTGAAAAAAAGTGTGTCTTCTCTTTGAAATGCACCAAATTCGCTGTAAGGTGTGTTTACTGGCATAGGTAGATGATCTATCTCGACGGAGGAATCTACGTTCTCCACCAATTTTAATAAATCAGCTTTGTTTGCGACATAGTTCTTTGATTTCTGAATCATAAATTCATCCTTACGAGAATCGTCTTTGACTAAAAAATATTCATAATAAGCTAGGGCTTCTTCATATTTTTCAAGAGAGCGACTAACTTCAGCAAGATCAAAGAAAAGACTAGGATAATAATTTTCCTT encodes:
- a CDS encoding CocE/NonD family hydrolase; this encodes MKRIFFIFLLFVIILNAQLLQPFVKHIPMRDGKWLAADCYVQDTSGTIKYPTILIQTPYNRLLFRFGLPLGIGINLDGCPYAFVIVDWRGFYGSAAAAVPNPDRGKDGYDVIEWIVNQPWSNGKVGTWGPSALGKIQYLTAKENHPNHICAVPLVAAPQSLYLEYFPGGVYRKEYVDQLDALGFGLSSTLLTHPYYDTYWQLAEWLTFYPQNIRIPMFLIGGWFDHNIQLMLDFFAALQTQSEVQVRYKHKFLIGPWVHGGHGTSQVGTPQQGELTFPQAVGWGDSLALRFFDYYLRGINNNWENEPPLRFFIPGKNIWESTTSWQTTIQNQTSITLYLLKEGRLSDEPPTYHHDTIQFVYDPRNPSPTVGGMTLRNDLLQGPYDQSQQVESRNDIVVFTSDDFSIPVTVTGKIKVILWVSSDVLDTDFALRLTDVYPDGRSILVREQIQRMRFRKGYSQSDELFMQDDSIYRIEMNFYDISYTFLPQHKLRLSITSSNYPRFDINLNNGGPMYTSGDTLVARNAIHVGQYYPSSVVLPVDQYPLRINDQVKESWIESFVSSDGKWLIVKLNKNEFVFLTIYDIQGRIIWHGPIDRQVSVYTGNWKNGVYYIQAQSLHELNVEPIMIVR
- a CDS encoding peptide chain release factor N(5)-glutamine methyltransferase yields the protein MKINELLTKIINQILPTYNGDIKEARAVALRLLAHHLHCKPYEMFAIPDHEINLNLAILNEDISKLKNGMPIQYITNEQEFCGLSLWVKPGVLIPRPETEELLHIIIKQKPTFDVAIDIGTGSGCIALALKHVFPQKRVIAIDIDPTSIEVTQINAIKHQLQIEILQLDIFDWEPISYFSSDERILVISNPPYVHPSERENMTQQVLNFEPEHALFVPSHDPIIYYKTILYKFSPLTSEFYFEVNPMFVKKLKDYLCSLNMNYTFFNDFKENIRFLKVLPKT